One genomic region from Haloprofundus salinisoli encodes:
- the moaC gene encoding cyclic pyranopterin monophosphate synthase MoaC, whose amino-acid sequence MTEEGRPAGPADHAGSTATGDADADPADHTETDDETETDTEAEVTVGTDVERGRSELTHTDEAGNVQMVDVGAKPNTARRAEARGEIRLRESTIEAIRGDEIEKGDVLATARVGAVQAVKHTWETIPMCHQIPITNVDTEFDVRDDRVALTVAVETTGKTGCEMEALEGVTTGLNVVWDMVKAAEKDDDGQYPGTSIRDVEVVSKEKRTLE is encoded by the coding sequence ATGACCGAGGAAGGACGACCGGCCGGTCCAGCCGACCACGCCGGGTCAACAGCGACCGGCGACGCGGACGCCGACCCCGCAGACCACACCGAGACCGACGACGAGACCGAGACCGACACCGAGGCTGAGGTGACTGTCGGTACTGACGTCGAGCGCGGTCGCTCCGAACTGACCCACACCGACGAGGCTGGGAACGTCCAGATGGTCGACGTCGGCGCGAAACCGAACACCGCGCGCCGCGCGGAGGCACGCGGTGAGATTCGGCTGCGCGAGTCGACTATCGAAGCGATTCGCGGTGACGAGATCGAAAAGGGCGACGTGCTGGCGACGGCCCGCGTCGGCGCGGTGCAGGCGGTCAAACACACCTGGGAGACGATTCCGATGTGCCACCAAATTCCCATCACGAACGTCGACACCGAGTTCGACGTGCGCGACGACCGGGTGGCGTTGACCGTCGCCGTCGAGACCACTGGGAAGACCGGATGCGAGATGGAGGCGCTCGAAGGCGTCACGACCGGCCTGAACGTCGTCTGGGACATGGTGAAAGCCGCCGAGAAGGACGACGACGGCCAGTATCCCGGGACGTCGATTCGGGACGTCGAAGTCGTCTCGAAGGAGAAGCGGACGCTGGAGTAA
- a CDS encoding 5'-deoxyadenosine deaminase: MLLSGTVVADAETVIKDGAVVIDGDRITAVGERTELLDRYPDHERRSYDVLLPGLVGGHVHSVQSLGRGIADDTSLLNWLFDHVLPMEANLDAGGMRTAAELGYLELIESGTTTAIDHLSVRHAEEAFEAAGEMGIRGRIGKVLMDKDSPSRLVEDTQAALDETEQLIRRYHGSFGDRIRYAVTPRFAVSCTEECLRGARELADRYDGVRIHTHASENRDEIATVERETGVRNIEWLDEVGLTGEDVILAHCVHTDESEREILEETGTHVTYCPSSNMKLASGIAPIVDYLDRGINVALGNDGPPCNNTLDAFTEMRQASLLQKVQTLNPTTTPAKVIFEMATRNGARAAGFERVGKLKSGWKADIVGLTTDLTRATPLHDVLSHLVFSAHGDDVQFTMVDGEVLYEDGEHVRVDADEIRARANEYDVTTERREHEHERPA, translated from the coding sequence ATGCTACTCTCTGGAACCGTCGTCGCCGACGCGGAGACCGTCATCAAAGACGGAGCCGTCGTCATCGACGGCGACCGCATCACGGCCGTGGGCGAGCGGACGGAGCTCCTCGACCGCTACCCGGACCACGAGCGACGGTCGTACGACGTGCTGCTGCCGGGTCTCGTCGGCGGGCACGTCCACTCGGTGCAGTCGCTCGGTCGCGGTATCGCCGACGACACTTCGCTTCTGAACTGGCTGTTCGACCACGTCCTCCCGATGGAGGCGAACCTCGACGCCGGGGGGATGCGCACCGCCGCCGAACTCGGCTACCTCGAACTCATAGAGTCGGGAACGACGACGGCTATCGACCACCTCTCGGTCCGCCACGCCGAGGAAGCGTTCGAGGCCGCCGGCGAGATGGGTATCCGCGGCCGAATCGGCAAAGTACTCATGGACAAGGATTCGCCGTCGAGACTCGTCGAGGACACGCAGGCGGCCCTCGACGAGACGGAGCAACTCATCCGGAGATACCACGGTTCGTTCGGCGACCGCATCCGCTACGCGGTGACGCCGCGCTTCGCCGTCAGTTGCACCGAGGAGTGTCTCCGCGGCGCGCGCGAACTCGCCGACCGCTACGACGGCGTCCGCATCCACACTCACGCCAGCGAGAACCGGGACGAAATCGCCACCGTCGAGCGCGAGACGGGAGTGCGCAACATCGAGTGGCTCGACGAAGTCGGACTCACCGGAGAGGACGTCATCCTCGCGCACTGTGTCCACACCGACGAGTCCGAGCGCGAGATTCTCGAAGAGACGGGGACGCACGTCACCTACTGCCCCTCGTCGAACATGAAACTCGCCTCGGGCATCGCGCCCATCGTCGACTACCTCGACCGAGGAATCAACGTCGCACTCGGCAACGACGGCCCGCCGTGTAACAACACGCTCGACGCGTTCACCGAGATGCGGCAGGCGAGTCTACTCCAGAAGGTGCAGACGCTCAATCCGACGACCACGCCGGCGAAAGTCATCTTCGAGATGGCGACGCGAAACGGCGCGAGGGCCGCCGGCTTCGAGAGGGTTGGGAAACTAAAGTCGGGGTGGAAAGCGGACATCGTCGGACTCACGACGGACCTCACGCGCGCGACGCCGCTGCACGACGTGCTCTCGCACCTCGTCTTCTCGGCGCATGGCGACGACGTGCAGTTCACGATGGTCGACGGCGAAGTGCTTTACGAGGACGGCGAACACGTCCGCGTCGACGCCGACGAAATCAGAGCGAGAGCGAACGAGTACGACGTCACGACGGAGCGCCGCGAACACGAACACGAGCGTCCGGCGTAA
- the hflX gene encoding GTPase HflX — protein MVAKRVDSGSADLSEITELARAAGYTVVGELTQGREEDPAYEFGEGKVDELAALVRRSGADTVIVDNRLGPYQTYNIGQKLPEGVEVVDRFTLILDIFGQRAQTRKAQLQVELAELRYELPRAEAKASLAKRDERPGFMGLGEYDESREQDIKAQIANIKRELDSIADKEETRREQRRESGFDLVALAGYTNAGKSTLLRRLAAELDVEENEGLHPDLDATAESEDRLFTTLGTTTRRAETGKRNVLLTDTVGFISNLPHWLVESFKSTLDSVYRADLVLLVVDASESVEEMREKLVTSHDTLYERNEAPIVTVLNKTDRIDDDELEEKKAALTALAPNPVAVSGKTGENVEELQARIEAELPPWERERLMMPLVEETMSVVSWIHDHGHVETEEYDDDHVLVEFEARPAIVEQARAKAADLTAVESA, from the coding sequence GTGGTCGCAAAGCGCGTCGACTCCGGAAGCGCTGACCTCAGCGAGATAACGGAGCTGGCGCGCGCGGCCGGGTACACAGTGGTCGGTGAACTCACACAGGGCCGCGAGGAGGACCCCGCCTACGAGTTCGGCGAGGGGAAGGTCGACGAACTCGCGGCGCTAGTCCGCCGTAGCGGCGCCGATACGGTCATCGTCGACAACCGGTTGGGCCCGTATCAGACGTACAACATCGGTCAGAAACTTCCGGAGGGTGTCGAGGTCGTCGACCGGTTCACGCTCATCCTCGACATCTTCGGCCAGCGCGCGCAGACGCGTAAGGCTCAACTCCAGGTAGAACTCGCCGAACTCAGATACGAACTCCCGCGCGCTGAGGCGAAGGCGAGTCTCGCCAAGCGCGACGAGCGCCCCGGGTTCATGGGGCTCGGCGAGTACGACGAGAGCCGCGAGCAGGACATCAAAGCCCAGATAGCCAACATCAAGCGCGAACTGGACTCCATCGCCGACAAGGAGGAGACCCGGCGCGAACAGCGCCGCGAGTCCGGCTTCGATCTCGTCGCGCTCGCGGGCTATACCAACGCCGGAAAATCGACGCTGCTTCGACGACTGGCCGCCGAACTCGACGTCGAGGAGAACGAGGGCCTGCATCCCGACTTGGACGCGACCGCAGAGTCCGAAGACCGTCTGTTTACGACGCTCGGGACGACGACGCGCCGCGCCGAAACCGGAAAACGGAACGTCCTCCTCACTGACACCGTCGGATTCATCTCGAATCTCCCGCACTGGCTGGTCGAGTCGTTCAAGTCGACGCTCGACTCGGTGTACCGCGCCGACCTCGTGCTGTTGGTCGTCGACGCTTCCGAGTCCGTCGAGGAGATGCGCGAGAAACTCGTCACGAGCCACGATACGCTGTACGAACGCAACGAAGCGCCCATCGTAACGGTGCTAAACAAGACCGACCGCATCGACGACGACGAACTCGAAGAGAAGAAAGCGGCGCTGACCGCACTCGCGCCGAACCCCGTCGCCGTCTCCGGGAAGACCGGCGAGAACGTCGAAGAGCTGCAGGCGCGAATCGAAGCCGAACTCCCGCCGTGGGAGCGCGAACGGTTGATGATGCCGCTGGTCGAGGAGACGATGAGCGTCGTCTCGTGGATTCACGACCACGGCCACGTCGAGACCGAGGAGTACGACGACGACCACGTGCTCGTCGAGTTCGAGGCGCGACCCGCAATCGTCGAGCAGGCGCGGGCGAAAGCCGCGGACCTGACGGCCGTCGAGTCCGCCTGA
- a CDS encoding FUN14 domain-containing protein encodes MEIDVQQLAMEAGTGTIIGAIVGFAAKKVAKVIAVLVGLELALFKFLESRGILSVDWDKLSAGFLKTGEAAATGTPPDWMMTVLSTLSISAGFTGGFLVGFKKG; translated from the coding sequence ATGGAAATAGACGTACAACAACTCGCCATGGAGGCCGGTACCGGCACCATTATCGGCGCCATCGTCGGCTTCGCGGCGAAGAAAGTAGCGAAGGTTATCGCCGTCCTCGTCGGTCTCGAACTCGCGCTGTTCAAGTTCCTCGAATCGCGCGGCATCCTCTCGGTCGACTGGGACAAACTGAGTGCAGGCTTCCTGAAGACCGGCGAAGCCGCGGCGACGGGTACGCCGCCGGACTGGATGATGACGGTTCTGTCGACGCTCTCTATCTCCGCCGGGTTTACCGGCGGCTTCCTCGTCGGCTTCAAGAAGGGGTAA
- a CDS encoding ribosome assembly factor SBDS, translating into MISLDDAVTARLESHGARFEVLIDPDAALAIKRGEFDGDLEEVIAAEDVFEDASRGDRPAEEDLEKVFETTDPMRIIPEVVERGEIQITAEQRREMQEQKRRQLINRIARNAVNPQMDDAPHPPERIERALEEAGFRVDPMEPVQTQVDDALDALRPVIPIRFAEVTIAVNLPAQYAGSAQARVRQFGDLEREEWQNDGSWVGVMTFPAGMQNDFYDLVNEHTSGEAETQIIKDKDDLKTR; encoded by the coding sequence ATGATTTCGCTTGACGACGCCGTGACGGCACGACTCGAATCTCACGGTGCGCGCTTCGAGGTGCTCATCGACCCTGACGCTGCACTCGCCATAAAACGGGGCGAGTTCGACGGCGACTTGGAGGAAGTCATCGCGGCCGAAGACGTCTTCGAGGACGCCTCTCGCGGCGACAGACCCGCGGAGGAGGATTTGGAGAAGGTGTTCGAGACGACCGATCCGATGAGAATCATCCCGGAAGTCGTCGAACGCGGTGAGATACAGATCACGGCCGAACAGCGCCGCGAGATGCAGGAGCAGAAGCGCCGACAGCTCATCAACCGCATCGCGCGCAACGCGGTCAACCCGCAGATGGACGACGCGCCGCACCCGCCCGAACGAATCGAGCGCGCGCTGGAGGAGGCCGGCTTCCGCGTCGACCCGATGGAACCCGTCCAGACGCAGGTCGACGACGCGCTCGACGCGCTTCGTCCCGTGATTCCGATTCGATTCGCCGAGGTCACCATCGCGGTCAACCTCCCCGCGCAGTACGCCGGAAGCGCGCAGGCGCGGGTCCGACAGTTCGGCGACCTGGAGCGCGAAGAGTGGCAGAACGACGGGTCGTGGGTCGGCGTGATGACGTTCCCCGCAGGGATGCAGAACGACTTCTACGACCTCGTCAATGAGCACACCAGCGGTGAAGCGGAGACGCAGATAATCAAGGACAAAGACGACCTGAAGACGCGGTAA
- a CDS encoding NifU family protein yields MSTIDTEKSLEDRIELFMMRNFPQIQMHGGSAAIEAIDEESGEVWIALGGACSGCGISPMTVQALKSRMVSEFDEINAVHASAGMDGLGPASDDDFSDVPF; encoded by the coding sequence ATGAGCACGATAGACACCGAAAAGAGCCTCGAAGACCGCATCGAGCTGTTCATGATGCGCAACTTCCCGCAGATTCAGATGCACGGCGGCAGCGCCGCCATCGAAGCCATCGACGAGGAGAGCGGTGAAGTGTGGATCGCACTCGGCGGCGCGTGTTCCGGGTGCGGTATCTCGCCGATGACCGTCCAAGCGCTGAAGAGCCGGATGGTCTCTGAGTTCGATGAAATCAACGCCGTCCACGCCTCCGCGGGGATGGATGGACTCGGCCCAGCTTCGGACGACGACTTCTCCGACGTCCCGTTCTGA
- a CDS encoding inositol monophosphatase family protein — MNDPEAREHLVVDVAHEGGELALDSFRQDLTVETKAGPLDAVTAADRNVQRHIVERITERFPDDDIVGEEDDAAKDVPENGLAWVIDPIDGTNNYVAGDRRWATSVALVEDGEPRTAANYLPAIGESYVSTGDETTRDGDPVRVSETSASETFVIDPIFGLSRPERRALARVAERIVTEFGDLRRVGSGQTTLSMVANGELDAAVSTVELSPWDTIAGVFLVRQAGGTVTDPSGDRWRHDSQGLIASNGAAHDELVGAFGTLEME; from the coding sequence ATGAACGACCCCGAAGCACGCGAACACCTCGTCGTCGACGTCGCGCACGAAGGTGGCGAACTTGCGCTCGATTCGTTCCGACAGGACCTCACCGTCGAAACGAAGGCAGGACCGCTGGACGCTGTCACGGCAGCCGACCGAAACGTGCAACGCCACATCGTCGAACGGATCACCGAGCGGTTCCCCGACGACGACATCGTCGGCGAGGAAGACGACGCGGCAAAAGACGTCCCCGAAAACGGTCTCGCGTGGGTCATCGACCCGATCGACGGAACGAACAACTACGTCGCCGGAGACAGGCGATGGGCAACGAGCGTCGCCCTCGTCGAAGACGGCGAACCGCGTACTGCCGCGAACTATCTCCCGGCGATTGGAGAAAGCTATGTCTCAACGGGCGACGAGACGACGCGAGACGGCGACCCGGTACGCGTTAGTGAAACGTCCGCATCGGAGACGTTCGTCATCGACCCTATCTTCGGGTTGAGTCGTCCCGAGCGTCGAGCGCTCGCCCGCGTCGCGGAGAGAATCGTCACGGAGTTCGGCGACTTGCGACGCGTCGGGAGCGGTCAAACGACGCTATCGATGGTCGCCAACGGCGAGCTAGACGCCGCGGTGTCGACGGTCGAACTCTCGCCGTGGGACACGATCGCGGGCGTGTTTCTCGTCCGACAAGCGGGAGGAACCGTCACCGACCCCTCGGGCGACCGGTGGAGACACGATTCACAGGGGCTGATAGCCTCCAACGGAGCCGCTCACGACGAACTCGTCGGGGCGTTCGGAACGCTCGAAATGGAATAG
- the trxA gene encoding thioredoxin: MSTPESAEKPVYVEDQSHLESLVVENDVVIVDYYADWCGPCKMLEPTLEELAAETDAVVAKLDIDEHQQLAQSAGVRSVPTLEFYANGEAAERVVGVQEKSSLESLISQLSS, translated from the coding sequence ATGAGTACACCAGAGAGTGCAGAGAAGCCGGTCTACGTCGAGGATCAGAGCCACCTCGAATCGCTCGTCGTCGAAAACGACGTCGTCATCGTCGACTACTACGCCGACTGGTGCGGCCCGTGCAAGATGCTCGAACCGACGCTCGAAGAGTTGGCCGCCGAAACGGACGCCGTCGTCGCCAAACTCGATATCGACGAGCACCAGCAACTCGCTCAGTCCGCGGGCGTTCGGAGCGTTCCGACGCTGGAGTTCTACGCGAACGGCGAGGCTGCCGAACGAGTCGTCGGCGTCCAGGAGAAGTCCTCGCTCGAATCGCTGATTTCGCAGCTCTCCTCGTAA
- a CDS encoding 2,5-diamino-6-(ribosylamino)-4(3H)-pyrimidinone 5'-phosphate reductase: MHVVVNAATSADGKLSSRRREQVVISGEDDFDRVDRLRAESDAVMVGVGTVLADDPHLVLDAGRRRTERRESGRSENPARVVADSRGRTPLDARILDDDALTYLLVTEAAPKERLDDLRAHGATIVVAGDDRVDLSAAFDRLEAEGVDRLMVEGGGELIFSLFEAALVDELSVYVGSKIIGGRDAPTLADGDGFVDEFPALSLESVERIDDGVLLRYSVT; this comes from the coding sequence ATGCACGTGGTGGTCAACGCGGCGACGAGCGCCGACGGCAAACTCTCCTCGCGGCGGCGCGAACAGGTCGTCATCAGCGGCGAAGACGATTTCGACCGCGTCGACCGCCTCCGCGCCGAGAGCGACGCCGTCATGGTCGGCGTCGGAACGGTGCTCGCCGACGACCCGCACCTCGTCCTCGACGCCGGACGCCGCCGAACCGAGCGCCGCGAGAGCGGTCGGTCCGAGAATCCCGCTCGCGTCGTCGCCGACTCGCGCGGGCGGACGCCCCTAGACGCCCGGATTCTCGACGACGACGCGCTGACTTACCTGCTCGTCACCGAGGCCGCGCCGAAAGAGCGTCTTGACGACCTGCGTGCCCACGGTGCGACTATCGTCGTCGCCGGCGACGACAGAGTCGACCTCTCGGCCGCGTTCGACAGACTCGAAGCCGAGGGCGTCGACCGACTGATGGTCGAAGGCGGCGGCGAACTCATCTTCTCGCTGTTCGAGGCCGCACTCGTCGACGAACTCTCCGTCTACGTCGGGTCGAAGATAATCGGCGGCCGCGACGCGCCGACGCTCGCCGACGGCGACGGGTTCGTCGACGAGTTCCCGGCGCTCTCGCTCGAATCCGTCGAACGCATCGACGACGGCGTGCTGCTCCGATACTCGGTGACGTGA
- a CDS encoding glycosyltransferase family 4 protein, which produces MLGWGFPPNVAGGLDTHVGALFDGLDETDIEIELMLPAEYAPEGRENIVGVPTGDGDIVTRIGRISKRFAERAPEFDIVHTHDWFGYGPASRAKQQADVTWVTTFHSLSSDRNIDPPQRELETERRVTDRSDHLLSVSHLLARNLKEEYGGESAVIHNGFSTPKTTGRDYKEELGIEGPMLLYVGRHTDQKGIAHLLYAIKKLRDPEVTLVVGGKGHLSDQLKRFAQLLGIEEQVNFVGYVPEEALGDYYASADVFVSPSLAEPFGITITEALEVGTHVVATECGVAEILPDDCLVEVEPDSDSIADGIEEALSRDEPPQYERRGWDEVVEETAEYYRSIV; this is translated from the coding sequence ATGTTGGGTTGGGGTTTTCCACCGAACGTCGCCGGCGGGTTGGACACACACGTCGGCGCGTTGTTCGACGGTCTCGACGAGACCGACATCGAAATCGAACTGATGCTTCCGGCGGAGTACGCCCCGGAGGGTCGCGAGAACATCGTCGGCGTGCCGACGGGCGACGGCGATATCGTCACCAGAATCGGCCGCATCAGCAAGCGCTTCGCCGAGCGCGCACCCGAGTTCGACATCGTCCACACCCACGACTGGTTCGGCTACGGTCCGGCCTCGCGTGCGAAACAGCAGGCCGACGTGACGTGGGTGACGACGTTCCACTCGCTCTCGTCGGACCGCAACATCGACCCGCCGCAGCGGGAACTGGAAACCGAGCGCCGTGTCACCGACCGCTCGGACCACCTGCTGTCGGTGAGTCATCTCCTCGCTCGTAACCTGAAGGAGGAGTACGGCGGCGAGTCTGCGGTCATACACAACGGCTTCTCGACGCCGAAGACGACCGGCCGCGACTACAAGGAGGAGTTGGGAATCGAGGGGCCGATGCTCTTGTACGTCGGCCGCCACACCGACCAGAAAGGTATCGCCCACCTGTTGTACGCTATCAAGAAGCTCCGCGACCCCGAGGTGACGCTCGTCGTCGGCGGGAAGGGCCACCTGAGCGACCAACTGAAGCGGTTCGCCCAGTTGCTCGGCATCGAAGAACAGGTGAACTTCGTCGGCTACGTCCCCGAGGAGGCGCTCGGCGACTACTACGCCTCCGCGGACGTGTTCGTCTCGCCGTCGCTCGCCGAACCGTTCGGCATCACCATCACCGAGGCGCTGGAGGTGGGAACTCACGTCGTCGCCACCGAGTGCGGCGTCGCCGAGATACTGCCCGACGACTGTCTCGTCGAAGTCGAACCCGACTCGGACTCCATCGCCGACGGCATCGAGGAGGCGCTCTCGCGCGACGAACCGCCGCAGTACGAGCGCCGCGGCTGGGACGAAGTCGTCGAGGAGACGGCAGAGTATTACCGGAGCATCGTCTGA
- a CDS encoding DUF7510 family protein encodes MDEFTFETRVDEDGDTTIDVVGDRAIAVVVRSESGERIYLPPEGFNRSRQNDSPYQSRDSPYQSSADSPSQSGADGDSPYQSSADSPYQRSSAPKKKGVSLTADGLRILHPEPVTHVELYRGTD; translated from the coding sequence ATGGACGAGTTCACGTTCGAGACGCGGGTCGACGAGGACGGTGACACGACCATCGACGTGGTCGGCGACCGGGCCATCGCCGTCGTCGTTCGCTCGGAGTCGGGAGAGCGTATCTACCTCCCACCCGAAGGTTTCAACCGATCGCGGCAGAACGACAGCCCCTACCAGTCGCGCGACAGCCCCTACCAGAGTTCCGCCGACAGTCCGTCTCAGAGCGGCGCGGACGGCGACAGCCCCTATCAGAGCAGCGCCGACAGTCCCTACCAACGAAGCAGTGCGCCGAAGAAGAAGGGCGTCTCGCTGACCGCCGACGGACTGCGAATTCTGCATCCCGAACCCGTCACGCACGTCGAACTCTACCGCGGCACGGACTGA
- a CDS encoding Single-stranded DNA binding protein produces the protein MQVDDHAEELASALGVDKEEVTRDLENLLQYSVPIEEAKQSVRRKHGGGSGGGTTPTSKSVADVTPEDGSVTVTAKVLTVGTRSIRYQGQDQTIREGELADESGKISYTAWTDFGFEAGDTVTIGNANVREWDGRPELNLGESSSVAVASESISTDYEVGGDATLLALEPGDRGRNVEVQVLEVENRTIDGRDGETEILSGVLADETARLPFTDWNPREEVVEGANLRIEDVYIREFRGVPSVNLSEFTSATELADPVEVRDAAPRLPIGEAVDAGGMFDVELVGNVIAVRDGSGLIERCPECGRVVQNGQCRSHGNVDGEDDLRVKAILDDGTATVTVVLDAEETSEVYGGGIEDAKQAARDAMDKEVVADDIREKLVGLEHRVRGNLSVDEYGANLDASEFEATDDDPAERARTLLSDISAADSSAADGEVAR, from the coding sequence ATGCAAGTAGACGACCATGCCGAGGAGCTCGCCTCCGCTCTCGGCGTCGACAAAGAGGAGGTCACACGCGACTTGGAGAATCTGCTGCAGTACAGCGTCCCCATCGAGGAAGCCAAGCAGAGCGTGCGCCGAAAGCACGGCGGCGGCAGCGGCGGCGGCACGACCCCCACCTCGAAAAGCGTCGCCGACGTCACCCCCGAGGACGGGAGCGTCACCGTCACGGCGAAAGTGCTCACCGTCGGTACGCGCTCGATTCGCTACCAGGGACAGGACCAGACGATTCGAGAGGGCGAACTCGCCGACGAGTCCGGCAAGATATCGTACACGGCGTGGACCGACTTCGGGTTCGAGGCGGGCGACACCGTCACCATCGGCAACGCGAACGTCCGCGAGTGGGACGGGCGACCCGAACTGAACCTCGGCGAGAGCAGCAGCGTCGCCGTGGCCTCCGAGTCGATCTCGACCGACTACGAGGTCGGCGGCGACGCCACCCTCTTGGCGCTCGAACCCGGCGATCGCGGCCGCAACGTCGAAGTCCAGGTGCTCGAAGTCGAAAACCGGACTATCGACGGCCGCGACGGCGAGACAGAGATTCTCTCGGGCGTTCTCGCCGACGAGACGGCCCGACTGCCGTTCACCGACTGGAACCCGCGCGAGGAGGTTGTCGAAGGGGCGAACCTCCGCATCGAAGACGTGTACATCCGCGAGTTCCGCGGCGTACCCTCGGTCAATCTCTCGGAGTTCACCTCCGCCACCGAACTCGCCGACCCCGTCGAGGTCAGAGACGCCGCCCCGCGCCTTCCCATCGGCGAAGCCGTCGACGCCGGCGGGATGTTCGACGTCGAACTCGTCGGCAACGTCATCGCCGTCCGCGACGGCTCCGGCCTCATCGAACGCTGCCCCGAGTGCGGACGCGTCGTCCAGAACGGCCAGTGCCGCAGCCACGGGAACGTCGACGGCGAGGACGACCTGCGCGTGAAGGCAATTCTCGACGACGGCACCGCCACCGTCACCGTTGTCCTCGACGCCGAGGAGACGAGCGAAGTGTACGGCGGCGGCATCGAGGACGCCAAACAAGCGGCCCGCGACGCGATGGACAAGGAGGTCGTCGCCGACGATATCCGCGAGAAACTCGTCGGCCTCGAACACCGCGTCCGCGGTAACCTCTCGGTCGACGAGTACGGCGCGAACCTCGACGCCAGCGAGTTCGAGGCGACCGACGACGACCCGGCCGAACGCGCCCGGACGCTGCTGTCGGACATCTCGGCCGCGGACTCGTCTGCGGCGGACGGGGAGGTGGCGCGATGA
- a CDS encoding metallophosphoesterase, which translates to MARPAVEPVPGEPAATADLGDERALVVADYHAGIEAGLRYERGVELASNADARRERLLSLLDRTEADSVVVLGDIGHRIGDPKGEEREELEALFDALAARDAPLTLVTGNHDGGVADAFEDRIEATPGDGVRMGNVGFLHGHTWPNREVLGAGTICMGHEHVTVKLQDSVGGGRVEPAWLRGPLRREVFAEHLGVEDDDSERFEWADPELVVFPVFNERSGGTWVNVEGQEFLSPFLPQALESGELYLLDGTRLGDYRSV; encoded by the coding sequence ATGGCGCGACCCGCGGTCGAACCCGTGCCGGGCGAACCGGCGGCGACCGCCGACCTCGGCGACGAACGCGCGCTCGTCGTCGCCGACTACCACGCCGGCATCGAGGCCGGGTTGCGCTACGAGCGCGGCGTCGAACTCGCGAGCAACGCCGACGCTCGCCGCGAGCGACTGCTGTCGCTTCTCGACCGCACCGAGGCAGACAGCGTCGTCGTCCTCGGCGACATCGGCCACCGCATCGGCGACCCGAAGGGCGAGGAGCGCGAGGAACTGGAGGCGCTGTTCGACGCGCTCGCCGCCCGCGACGCGCCGCTGACGCTCGTCACCGGCAACCACGACGGCGGCGTCGCCGACGCCTTCGAAGACCGAATCGAGGCGACGCCCGGCGACGGGGTGCGGATGGGGAACGTCGGCTTCCTCCACGGGCACACGTGGCCGAATCGAGAGGTACTCGGCGCAGGGACCATCTGCATGGGCCACGAGCACGTCACCGTGAAACTGCAGGACTCCGTGGGCGGCGGGCGCGTCGAACCCGCGTGGCTCCGCGGACCACTCCGCCGCGAGGTGTTCGCCGAGCATCTCGGCGTCGAAGACGACGACTCCGAGAGGTTCGAGTGGGCCGACCCGGAACTCGTCGTCTTCCCAGTGTTCAACGAGCGCTCCGGCGGAACGTGGGTGAACGTCGAGGGACAGGAGTTCCTCTCGCCGTTTCTGCCCCAGGCGCTGGAGTCGGGGGAGTTGTACCTGCTGGACGGGACGCGGTTGGGCGACTACCGGTCGGTGTGA